A genomic stretch from Prionailurus bengalensis isolate Pbe53 chromosome E2, Fcat_Pben_1.1_paternal_pri, whole genome shotgun sequence includes:
- the APLP1 gene encoding amyloid-like protein 1 isoform X1, giving the protein MGPTSPAARGLGRHPGPPPLPLLLPLLLLLLRAQLAVGSLAGGSPGAAEAPGSAQVAGLCGHLTLHRDLRTGRWEPDQQRSRRCLRDPQRVLEYCRQMYPELQIARVEQATQAIPMERWCGGSRGGRCAHPHHQVVPFQCLPGEFVSEALLVPEGCRFLHQERMDQCESSTRRHQEAQEACRSQGLILHGSGMLLPCGTDRFRGVEYVCCPPPVTPDPSGTAVGDPSTRSWPLGGRVEGGEDEEEEESFLQPVDDYFVEPPRAEEEEEEERVPPSSSHSPAGFSKVTTTARPTDGVDVYFGMPGEISEHEGFLRAKMDLEERRMRQINEVMREWAMADNQSKNLPKADRQALNEHFQSILQTLEEQVSGERQRLVETHATRVIALINDQRRAALEGFLAALQGDPPQAERVLLALRRYLRAEQKERRHTLRHYQHVAAVDPEKAQQMRFQVQTHLQVIEERMNQSLGLLDQNPRLAQELRPQIQELLHSEHLGPNELEAPAPGGSSEDKGGLQPLDSKDGGCVSTLFLHDALLSSLFHLSCFFRLPADTPMALPKGSTEQDAASSGKEKMSPLEQYERKVNVSVPRGFPFHSAEIQRDELAPAGTGVSREAVSGLLIMGAGGGSLIVLSLLLLRRKKPYGAISHGVVEVSMPLCSSPPQMQVDPMLTLEEQQLRELQRHGYENPTYRFLEERP; this is encoded by the exons ATGGGGCCCACTAGCCCTGCCGCTCGCGGTCTGGGCCGCCACCCGGgcccgccgccgctgccgctgtTGCTGCCACTATTGCTGCTGCTTCTGCGCGCGCAGCTCGCCGTCGGGAGCCTGGCCGGTGGGAGCCCCGGCGCGGCCGAG GCTCCAGGGTCGGCCCAGGTGGCTGGACTATGTGGGCACCTAACTCTTCACCGGGACCTGCGCACCGGCCGCTGGGAACCAGACCAACAGCGCTCACGACGCTGTCTCCGCGATCCGCAACGGGTGCTGGAATACTGCAGACAG ATGTACCCGGAGCTGCAGATTGCACGTGTGGAACAGGCGACACAGGCCATCCCCATGGAGCGCTGGTGTGGGGGCTCTCGAGGTGGCCGCTGTGCTCACCCCCACCACCAGGTTGTGCCTTTCCAATGCCTGC CAGGTGAATTCGTGAGCGAGGCCCTGCTGGTGCCTGAAGGCTGCCGGTTCTTGCATCAGGAGCGCATGGACCAGTGTGAGAGTTCAACTCGGAGGCATCAGGAGGCACAGGAG GCCTGCCGTTCCCAGGGCCTCATCCTGCATGGCTCGGGCATGCTTTTGCCCTGTGGCACGGATCGGTTCCGAGGTGTGGAGTATGTGTGCTGCCCCCCTCCAGTCACCCCTGATCCATCTGGGACAGCAGTTGG TGACCCCTCCACCCGGTCCTGGCCCCTAGGGGGCAGAGTAGAGGGGGGTGAGGACGAGGAAGAAGAGGAATCCTTCCTACAGCCAGTAGACGATTACTTCGTGGAGCCCCCACGggctgaagaggaagaagaggaggaaagagtcCCACCGTCAAGCTCCCATAGCCCTGCAGGGTTCAGCAAAG TGACCACCACCGCAAGGCCCACAGATGGTGTGGACGTGTACTTTGGCATGCCTGGAGAAATCAGCGAGCATGAGGGTTTCCTGAGAGCCAAGATGGACCTGGAGGAACGTAGGATGCGCCAGATTAATGAG GTGATGCGTGAATGGGCCATGGCAGACAACCAGTCCAAGAACCTGCCGAAAGCTGACAGACAGGCCCTGAACGAG CACTTCCAGTCCATTCTGCAGACCCTGGAGGAGCAGGTGTCTGGTGAGCGACAGCGCCTGGTGGAGACCCACGCCACCCGAGTCATCGCCCTTATCAACGACCAGCGCCGGGCAGCCTTGGAAGGTTTCCTGGCAGCACTGCAGGGAGATCCGCCTCAG GCAGAGCGCGTCCTGCTGGCCCTGCGGCGTTACCTGCGTGCAGAGCAGAAGGAACGAAGGCACACGCTGAGGCACTACCAGCACGTGGCTGCCGTGGATCCTGAGAAGGCCCAGCAGATGCGCTTCCAG GTGCAGACCCACCTTCAAGTAATTGAGGAAAGGATGAATCAGAGCCTGGGGTTGCTGGACCAGAACCCCCGCCTGGCTCAGGAGTTGCGGCCCCAGATCC AGGAACTTCTCCACTCTGAGCACCTGGGTCCCAATGAATTGGAAGCCCCCGCCCCAGGGGGCAGCAGTGAGGACAAGGGTGGGCTGCAGCCTCTGGATTCCAAGGATG GAGGGTGTGTCTCCACCCTTTTCCTCCATGATGCCCTCCTTTCTTCACTGTTCCACCTGTCTTGCTTCTTCCGGCTGCCAGCAGACACCCCCATGGCCCTTCCGAAAG GGTCCACAGAACAAGACGCTGCATCCTCTGGGAAAGAGAAGATGTCCCCCCTGGAGCAGTATGAGCGAAAG GTGAATGTATCTGTTCCAAGGggttttcctttccactcagcgGAGATTCAGAGAGATGAGCTG GCACCAGCTGGGACAGGTGTATCCCGAGAGGCCGTGTCTGGTCTGCTGATCATGGGAGCAGGTGGGGGCTCCCTGATcgtcctctccctcctgctcttgcGCAGGAAGAAGCCCTATGGGGCTATCAGCCATGGAGTGGTGGAG GTCTCTAtgcccctctgttcctccccgccCCAAATGCAGGTGGACCCTATGCTGACCCTGGAGGAGCAGCAGCTGCGTGAACTGCAGCGTCATGGCTATGAGAACCCCACCTACCGCTTCCTGGAGGAACGACCCTGA
- the APLP1 gene encoding amyloid-like protein 1 isoform X13 yields MGPTSPAARGLGRHPGPPPLPLLLPLLLLLLRAQLAVGSLAGGSPGAAEAPGSAQVAGLCGHLTLHRDLRTGRWEPDQQRSRRCLRDPQRVLEYCRQMYPELQIARVEQATQAIPMERWCGGSRGGRCAHPHHQVVPFQCLPGEFVSEALLVPEGCRFLHQERMDQCESSTRRHQEAQEACRSQGLILHGSGMLLPCGTDRFRGVEYVCCPPPVTPDPSGTAVGDPSTRSWPLGGRVEGGEDEEEEESFLQPVDDYFVEPPRAEEEEEEERVPPSSSHSPAGFSKVTTTARPTDGVDVYFGMPGEISEHEGFLRAKMDLEERRMRQINEVMREWAMADNQSKNLPKADRQALNEHFQSILQTLEEQVSGERQRLVETHATRVIALINDQRRAALEGFLAALQGDPPQAERVLLALRRYLRAEQKERRHTLRHYQHVAAVDPEKAQQMRFQVQTHLQVIEERMNQSLGLLDQNPRLAQELRPQIHTPMALPKGSTEQDAASSGKEKMSPLEQYERKVNVSVPRGFPFHSAEIQRDELAPAGTGVSREAVSGLLIMGAGGGSLIVLSLLLLRRKKPYGAISHGVVEVSMPLCSSPPQMQVDPMLTLEEQQLRELQRHGYENPTYRFLEERP; encoded by the exons ATGGGGCCCACTAGCCCTGCCGCTCGCGGTCTGGGCCGCCACCCGGgcccgccgccgctgccgctgtTGCTGCCACTATTGCTGCTGCTTCTGCGCGCGCAGCTCGCCGTCGGGAGCCTGGCCGGTGGGAGCCCCGGCGCGGCCGAG GCTCCAGGGTCGGCCCAGGTGGCTGGACTATGTGGGCACCTAACTCTTCACCGGGACCTGCGCACCGGCCGCTGGGAACCAGACCAACAGCGCTCACGACGCTGTCTCCGCGATCCGCAACGGGTGCTGGAATACTGCAGACAG ATGTACCCGGAGCTGCAGATTGCACGTGTGGAACAGGCGACACAGGCCATCCCCATGGAGCGCTGGTGTGGGGGCTCTCGAGGTGGCCGCTGTGCTCACCCCCACCACCAGGTTGTGCCTTTCCAATGCCTGC CAGGTGAATTCGTGAGCGAGGCCCTGCTGGTGCCTGAAGGCTGCCGGTTCTTGCATCAGGAGCGCATGGACCAGTGTGAGAGTTCAACTCGGAGGCATCAGGAGGCACAGGAG GCCTGCCGTTCCCAGGGCCTCATCCTGCATGGCTCGGGCATGCTTTTGCCCTGTGGCACGGATCGGTTCCGAGGTGTGGAGTATGTGTGCTGCCCCCCTCCAGTCACCCCTGATCCATCTGGGACAGCAGTTGG TGACCCCTCCACCCGGTCCTGGCCCCTAGGGGGCAGAGTAGAGGGGGGTGAGGACGAGGAAGAAGAGGAATCCTTCCTACAGCCAGTAGACGATTACTTCGTGGAGCCCCCACGggctgaagaggaagaagaggaggaaagagtcCCACCGTCAAGCTCCCATAGCCCTGCAGGGTTCAGCAAAG TGACCACCACCGCAAGGCCCACAGATGGTGTGGACGTGTACTTTGGCATGCCTGGAGAAATCAGCGAGCATGAGGGTTTCCTGAGAGCCAAGATGGACCTGGAGGAACGTAGGATGCGCCAGATTAATGAG GTGATGCGTGAATGGGCCATGGCAGACAACCAGTCCAAGAACCTGCCGAAAGCTGACAGACAGGCCCTGAACGAG CACTTCCAGTCCATTCTGCAGACCCTGGAGGAGCAGGTGTCTGGTGAGCGACAGCGCCTGGTGGAGACCCACGCCACCCGAGTCATCGCCCTTATCAACGACCAGCGCCGGGCAGCCTTGGAAGGTTTCCTGGCAGCACTGCAGGGAGATCCGCCTCAG GCAGAGCGCGTCCTGCTGGCCCTGCGGCGTTACCTGCGTGCAGAGCAGAAGGAACGAAGGCACACGCTGAGGCACTACCAGCACGTGGCTGCCGTGGATCCTGAGAAGGCCCAGCAGATGCGCTTCCAG GTGCAGACCCACCTTCAAGTAATTGAGGAAAGGATGAATCAGAGCCTGGGGTTGCTGGACCAGAACCCCCGCCTGGCTCAGGAGTTGCGGCCCCAGATCC ACACCCCCATGGCCCTTCCGAAAG GGTCCACAGAACAAGACGCTGCATCCTCTGGGAAAGAGAAGATGTCCCCCCTGGAGCAGTATGAGCGAAAG GTGAATGTATCTGTTCCAAGGggttttcctttccactcagcgGAGATTCAGAGAGATGAGCTG GCACCAGCTGGGACAGGTGTATCCCGAGAGGCCGTGTCTGGTCTGCTGATCATGGGAGCAGGTGGGGGCTCCCTGATcgtcctctccctcctgctcttgcGCAGGAAGAAGCCCTATGGGGCTATCAGCCATGGAGTGGTGGAG GTCTCTAtgcccctctgttcctccccgccCCAAATGCAGGTGGACCCTATGCTGACCCTGGAGGAGCAGCAGCTGCGTGAACTGCAGCGTCATGGCTATGAGAACCCCACCTACCGCTTCCTGGAGGAACGACCCTGA
- the APLP1 gene encoding amyloid-like protein 1 isoform X11 has translation MGPTSPAARGLGRHPGPPPLPLLLPLLLLLLRAQLAVGSLAGGSPGAAEAPGSAQVAGLCGHLTLHRDLRTGRWEPDQQRSRRCLRDPQRVLEYCRQMYPELQIARVEQATQAIPMERWCGGSRGGRCAHPHHQVVPFQCLPGEFVSEALLVPEGCRFLHQERMDQCESSTRRHQEAQEACRSQGLILHGSGMLLPCGTDRFRGVEYVCCPPPVTPDPSGTAVGDPSTRSWPLGGRVEGGEDEEEEESFLQPVDDYFVEPPRAEEEEEEERVPPSSSHSPAGFSKVTTTARPTDGVDVYFGMPGEISEHEGFLRAKMDLEERRMRQINEVMREWAMADNQSKNLPKADRQALNEHFQSILQTLEEQVSGERQRLVETHATRVIALINDQRRAALEGFLAALQGDPPQAERVLLALRRYLRAEQKERRHTLRHYQHVAAVDPEKAQQMRFQVQTHLQVIEERMNQSLGLLDQNPRLAQELRPQIQELLHSEHLGPNELEAPAPGGSSEDKGGLQPLDSKDDTPMALPKGSTEQDAASSGKEKMSPLEQYERKAPAGTGVSREAVSGLLIMGAGGGSLIVLSLLLLRRKKPYGAISHGVVEVDPMLTLEEQQLRELQRHGYENPTYRFLEERP, from the exons ATGGGGCCCACTAGCCCTGCCGCTCGCGGTCTGGGCCGCCACCCGGgcccgccgccgctgccgctgtTGCTGCCACTATTGCTGCTGCTTCTGCGCGCGCAGCTCGCCGTCGGGAGCCTGGCCGGTGGGAGCCCCGGCGCGGCCGAG GCTCCAGGGTCGGCCCAGGTGGCTGGACTATGTGGGCACCTAACTCTTCACCGGGACCTGCGCACCGGCCGCTGGGAACCAGACCAACAGCGCTCACGACGCTGTCTCCGCGATCCGCAACGGGTGCTGGAATACTGCAGACAG ATGTACCCGGAGCTGCAGATTGCACGTGTGGAACAGGCGACACAGGCCATCCCCATGGAGCGCTGGTGTGGGGGCTCTCGAGGTGGCCGCTGTGCTCACCCCCACCACCAGGTTGTGCCTTTCCAATGCCTGC CAGGTGAATTCGTGAGCGAGGCCCTGCTGGTGCCTGAAGGCTGCCGGTTCTTGCATCAGGAGCGCATGGACCAGTGTGAGAGTTCAACTCGGAGGCATCAGGAGGCACAGGAG GCCTGCCGTTCCCAGGGCCTCATCCTGCATGGCTCGGGCATGCTTTTGCCCTGTGGCACGGATCGGTTCCGAGGTGTGGAGTATGTGTGCTGCCCCCCTCCAGTCACCCCTGATCCATCTGGGACAGCAGTTGG TGACCCCTCCACCCGGTCCTGGCCCCTAGGGGGCAGAGTAGAGGGGGGTGAGGACGAGGAAGAAGAGGAATCCTTCCTACAGCCAGTAGACGATTACTTCGTGGAGCCCCCACGggctgaagaggaagaagaggaggaaagagtcCCACCGTCAAGCTCCCATAGCCCTGCAGGGTTCAGCAAAG TGACCACCACCGCAAGGCCCACAGATGGTGTGGACGTGTACTTTGGCATGCCTGGAGAAATCAGCGAGCATGAGGGTTTCCTGAGAGCCAAGATGGACCTGGAGGAACGTAGGATGCGCCAGATTAATGAG GTGATGCGTGAATGGGCCATGGCAGACAACCAGTCCAAGAACCTGCCGAAAGCTGACAGACAGGCCCTGAACGAG CACTTCCAGTCCATTCTGCAGACCCTGGAGGAGCAGGTGTCTGGTGAGCGACAGCGCCTGGTGGAGACCCACGCCACCCGAGTCATCGCCCTTATCAACGACCAGCGCCGGGCAGCCTTGGAAGGTTTCCTGGCAGCACTGCAGGGAGATCCGCCTCAG GCAGAGCGCGTCCTGCTGGCCCTGCGGCGTTACCTGCGTGCAGAGCAGAAGGAACGAAGGCACACGCTGAGGCACTACCAGCACGTGGCTGCCGTGGATCCTGAGAAGGCCCAGCAGATGCGCTTCCAG GTGCAGACCCACCTTCAAGTAATTGAGGAAAGGATGAATCAGAGCCTGGGGTTGCTGGACCAGAACCCCCGCCTGGCTCAGGAGTTGCGGCCCCAGATCC AGGAACTTCTCCACTCTGAGCACCTGGGTCCCAATGAATTGGAAGCCCCCGCCCCAGGGGGCAGCAGTGAGGACAAGGGTGGGCTGCAGCCTCTGGATTCCAAGGATG ACACCCCCATGGCCCTTCCGAAAG GGTCCACAGAACAAGACGCTGCATCCTCTGGGAAAGAGAAGATGTCCCCCCTGGAGCAGTATGAGCGAAAG GCACCAGCTGGGACAGGTGTATCCCGAGAGGCCGTGTCTGGTCTGCTGATCATGGGAGCAGGTGGGGGCTCCCTGATcgtcctctccctcctgctcttgcGCAGGAAGAAGCCCTATGGGGCTATCAGCCATGGAGTGGTGGAG GTGGACCCTATGCTGACCCTGGAGGAGCAGCAGCTGCGTGAACTGCAGCGTCATGGCTATGAGAACCCCACCTACCGCTTCCTGGAGGAACGACCCTGA